The following nucleotide sequence is from Apium graveolens cultivar Ventura chromosome 4, ASM990537v1, whole genome shotgun sequence.
gactggggggcaagaaaaggtcaactcctgacaaggacaaccaccttagtcctgattcgccgaacttggcccaatccggactggggggcaagaaaagctcaactcctgacaacgacaaccaccttagtcctgattcgccgaactccgCGCAATCCGGActtgggggcaagaaaagctcaactcttgacaaggacaaccaccttagtcctgattcgccgaactcggCCCAATCCGGAccggggggcaagaaaagctcagcTCCTGACAAGAACAACCACCTTAGTCCCGATTCGTCGAACTccgcgcaatccggactgggggccaagaaaagctcaactcctgcgaGGGACAACCGTGTTAGTCCTGATTAGCCGAACTCGGcccaatccggactgggggcaagaaaagctcaactcctgcgaGAGACAACCATCTTAGTCCTGATTAGCCGAACTCGGCCCAATACGGACTGGGGGGAAAAGTAAAGCTCAACTCCGGACAATGACAACCACTTTAGTCCAGATTCGCCAAACTCCGCGCAATCCGTCTGGGGGGCAGGAAAAGCACAACTCCTTCCAACAAAacaataaaaaaaatcatgttCTAAAAATAAACCCAAAAacactcccccatccagaaaatctgcataagggagtggggggcacatgatagtacatacAGCTCTTGGTAGGCCCACTCCTAAGcgcctaactccatacagctcttgggaggcctactcctaagctcctaactccatacagctcctgggaggcctactcctacgcccctaactccatacagctcctgggaggcctactcctaagctcctaactccatacagctcctgggaggcctaCTCCTACGCTCCTAACTCCATACCGCTCCCGACACGCGGCTCCTGGGAGGAGTAGTCCCACGCAGCACCACTCCTAACTAGCTCAGTCCCGCAAGCAGAACCCTGATAAAGCCCAGCATGTGAGACGTTGGCCCCAGCACGTgacggggacaactgtcacacatcaatcatgggaataatcagggcacgtgtcagaggatcctctgaacattcctcgaccagtcccgcgctgacacgtgtaaagcatccactcccgccaggtgtcctccgctcccagaaccaatagctacgattcaaaggtaccaaccccaaaaccctacccttgggctataaatagctcaagaaggtgaggttttgaggttaatcattctttcacactcatatacacacacagccaccttacattcatattcatcttcccaaaaagctagttcttactctcacgccggaggcgccgcgggactccaaccccccttccggtattgttttgtaggaacccaactacagctacacctctacagcgtcgaaggatccaggacggcgtcgaaggatccaggacggcgtcgaaggagcagccccgccaccaggagttatcagtTTCAGGTTCCAGATTCGGGTTTTTATTGCTCATTCCGAGATTACAAGATTGTTATGTCTATAGATTCTTCATACATGTGGAAATGAGACTTTCATTCACTACTAGGATTTTTAATTTAGGAAATGAGACATATTTGTCATCTTCTTGAAACCATAGAATGGTTAGCGTGTACGCCTTCTGCTTCTGGCCACATATGATTAATATCGTTTTAACTTTGTGACGATTTGACTGAAATTTTATGGATTTTGTGATTATTTACAAAGGAAAATTAGCTCACAAAAGGCTGGATATTTTCATATATTGCGCATCAGCCCAAGATATGACCCACATTTGCAATTCGTTTTATGTTCTCGCGCATTATGCAGGATATGTTCCGCAATTCTAACAATGTACATAAATGGTAATCTGTATCCGAGGATTGATAAATGAAAACTGGGTCACGCAAGGCTCAACTTTTTCACCTCACCAGATGCCCTTAAAAACAACATATGACATAACAATGCAATTATCTCTGTTCTTCTTCAACCTTGTTTTCATTACAAATGCAATTAGTTGCAGTATTCGTATTACATCTTGGTATTTTTGAGTTGTTTTGTTTTAGCATGACAGACTCCCACAATAGTAGTGTCCACTACAAATAATGGTAATAGTACATATTCACTACTGCATTCACTTAAATCTTTACCTGATCCAACTGCGTGGATCACTGTACCATAATTTTTAAATTCACATCACACAGCCTGAATTACATTCCTGGCTGCTTTTCCCGATTGCAACATAAGTTAATTTTGACTTGCATTGGTCTGTGAATGATCTTTTCTTCAAAAATACGCTTCTCCCATTGCTCTTATGATGGACATAATATCTGTCTCTCCTGATGATGGATTGCTAACGTTTACATGGTTTGTGTTTAAGGCTACTGGTGTTCGGTTTTTTATTCTATCGCATATAGAAAACCTGCAAACTGGGCATTGTCCGTGGCTCTTCACCCATGGGACAATGCACTCTTCATGGAACATATGATTACAAGGAGTGAGCATCACTATTTGACGAGGCTCAAAGTCTTCTAGGCAGATTGCGCAGTTTTTACCATCTTCATCTgactctttttctttttcatttgaactatttctaacatttttttcTCTGTAATACAAACTTATTCTTTGCATCATCTTTTTTGCTGTAGGGTTGTAAATTTCCCTCTTCAGTTTCTTCAGGGATTCTTCTTGCTCTTCCGGGGTCAATCTCGATTCATCTTGTGTAGGACGTGCTTGTGCAGGAAAGAGAATATGATCTTGTGATTGTGGGGCTGGGGATGGGTCTGTGACCCATGGAGAAAATTCAGGAATCAATCCAGGGTATACGTCTGTGCCCCTGACATTACTAAGGACTATAATTCGCACTGGTGAATGTAATGTGGCTGTGCCTGCTGGCCTCCTGAAATATGCTTTGGAGCATTATAGTTATGATTGAGTATTGTTAAAAAACCGTATGTAGTTTGGGTCAAGTTAGAGTACAAACTCTATTAACATGCGATATTCACTACTTCACCAGGTATAAGTATCAAATTCACCATAGAATTCGTACAAATTAGGCTGTTTTTTCAGTTTTTGACTGAAGTTCCCTAGACCAAGGTAATTTTGTATAACATGACTATTCAGTTATGCATACCTCATAGTACTCAAGAATTTAGTATCATCCATGTAGATGGATGAATGAGTCTGTGTACAAGTTCTTGATCAATTTTTTGCATAGTTCAACTGTGATATTATACGTTTATTAGAGCACGAGTATACCTGGAagtttttttatatatttcaTAATCTAGAATAATTTGACTAGAGGCAATTATGTCTAGCAGATAAAAACAGTAACCTGATCGTGCTAGAAGGTTCTGTCCTGGCTCTATCCTGGTTAGCCACCCAATGATTAATAGCTCCAATAGCATTCTGAATGCACGAAATTGACCATCATTAGAATCTTACTTGAAACTAAATTGATACAAACAGTAATTTTTCCATCTAACATTAAAGTATACATATCAAAGCACTCATTTGCGCGTGTGATCTTTAGATCGATTATATTAGCTGTTCATGGATATGAAGGCTGTAAGAATACTTGTACTAACCGGACGAGCCCCAAAAGAATGGGAATGTGGAATCAAAGGCAAGTCGTTCCTTTCATAGCTGATGGGAGCATACAAGGCACTGCCATATACCTGTCTAGAGTCTCCAGGCTGCCTATACCTCTGGTTTGTTA
It contains:
- the LOC141721062 gene encoding uncharacterized protein LOC141721062 isoform X1, encoding MSYGNGTNNSVTNQRYRQPGDSRQVYGSALYAPISYERNDLPLIPHSHSFGARPNAIGAINHWVANQDRARTEPSSTIRRPAGTATLHSPVRIIVLSNVRGTDVYPGLIPEFSPWVTDPSPAPQSQDHILFPAQARPTQDESRLTPEEQEESLKKLKREIYNPTAKKMMQRISLYYREKNVRNSSNEKEKESDEDGKNCAICLEDFEPRQIVMLTPCNHMFHEECIVPWVKSHGQCPVCRFSICDRIKNRTPVALNTNHVNVSNPSSGETDIMSIIRAMGEAYF